TGCGGCGCTACATGAAGCGCGAAACCGTGGTGCGACTGCATCAGCCGGTTTTCCGCTCCACCGTTCTCGTGGCCTATGAGGACCACTGCGCGGTCTGCAATTTCGCCCATTCCGAGCTGCTCGATGCCGCACACATCGTCCCTGACTCCGAGGAGGAGGGCGTCCCCGACGTCACCAACGGCATGGCGCTGTGCAAGATCCACCATGCTGCGTTTGATCGGCGGTTCCTCGGGATCCGGCCAACCAAGGACGTGCCCGTCGTCGAAATCCGCCAGGACCTGCTGGACGAGGTGGATGGACCGATGCTGCGCCACGGGCTGCAGGAGCTGCACGGCAAGCCGTTGATGAAGGTGCCGAGTCGGCGGGCGGATCGCCCCGGCACCGACAAGCTCGTCTGGGCGTACGAGCGGTTCCTGAACGCCACTGCAGCCGACGTCGCCTGACCGCCTGTCACATTCGCCCCGCCCCTGGCCTTCGCGCGCCCCTCATAACCACCATGAGTGATGCGCGTCACTCCGCCCCTCGCCAGCCTCGCCGCGCTCACGATCGCCCTGAACCTGCCCCGGCCCCGGCCCGGCTGCAGGAGCTGGGGGCCGACGTCGCCACGTGCTCCCGCCCGCCGGCGGCCCCATGGCGCAGATGAGCCCGTCCCACTACGCGGACCTGCACGAGGGGCAGCGCGTGGCCACCCTGGACCTCAAGACCGACGCCCGCGCGTCTACCAGGTGGACGTCGTCGGGTTCGCGGGGGAGCGCGCCGGCGTCCCCGGCCACGACCTCACCTACCAGGCCGAGACCGGCCTGCTCCTCTCCGGGGAGAGCCAGACCCCCACCCTGCCGCGCGCCCTCGTCGCGGACATGCACGGTGCCGAGCAGGCCGTCAGCACCGCCCCCGCCCTGCTCCTCGCCCGGGACCGCGCCGGCCGCGACGCCCCCGGAGGCCACGCCCGCGTGTCCCTCGCGGAGGCCGCGGCCGCCGTCGGGATCCCCTCCCGCCACGGACTGCTCGCCCCCGACGCCCTCCTCGGCGGCGGTACCCCCTACTACGCCGTGTACCGGGCGGCCGAGGGCCACGTGGCCGTCGGCGCCCTCGAGCCCCACTTCTCCGACGCCCTGCGCGCCGAGCTGGACCTGCCCGCCGGCGCTGGCGACGACCTCGCGGCCGCCCTGTCCGCCGCCCTCACCGCGCGCCCGGCCCGGGACTGGCAGGAGTGGGGCGAGGAGCGCGGCATCCCCACTGGCCGAGGTGCGGTGAACGGCCAGCCCCGCTGAACGGCCAGCCGCACTGAACGGACGAGCCCCGCAGAGCAGACGATTCAGGCGGTGGAGACCGTTCCGTCTGCGGGGCTCGTCGCCAGGGGAGGGGACGCGGGAGCCTCAACGGCGCGGCCCGGCCCGACACCGAACGGAGCACCGGAACGAAAGTGCACCACCGTGAAGACCGTCGGGTCCCTCGCCACCGCCCCCCCCAGACCGGCCTGACCATCACGGAGGTGGAGCTCCACGACGTCCGCGCCGAGGCGAGCTTCGACATCGGCTCCACCCTGCCCAAGGGCAACACGATCACGACGACCGTGGAGGGCGAGCCCATCCCCCGTGTGTTCATCCCGCGCCTCACGGACCTGCCCCGTCGACCAGATCAACCAGGCGTTCGCGGGCTCCGCGACGGGCGGGACCGTCAAGCCCGTTGTGGTCGTCGACCAGGCATGCCCCCCCCGCACCGTCCCGACGGCTGGGCCCCGGAACCCTCCCCGAGAACTCCCAGCCCCGCGCCCTTCGGCAAGCCCCCTCTGGGAGGTGTGGGCTGTGGAACAGACATCCCGCACGTCTCGCAAAGGAGCATCATCATGACCCCCACCACCCACGCCTCCGGCACGTTCCTCGGCAACGACGTCGGCAAGCAGTTCATCGCCGGCCAGTGGCGCGACGGCGCTGCCGGCAGCACGAAGCAGGACGTGAACCCGTACGACGACTCCGTGGTCGCCGAGTTCGCCCTTGCCTCCGAAGCGGACCTCGACGAGGCCTACCGCTCCGCCGCCGAGGCTCAGAAGGGGTGGGCGGAGACCGGGCCGAAGGAGCGTGCCGCCGTCATGCGCCGCGCCGCCGAGCTGCTCGAGGAGCACCGCGACGAGGTCGTGGACTGGCTCGTGCAGGAGGCCGGCTCCACGGTGATCAAGGCGAACATCGAGGTCTCGCTGGCCATCGCCATCACCGAGGAGGCCGCCACGTTCCCCACGCGCGTGCACGGCAAGATCTTCGACTCCAACACCTCGAACCGCGAGTCCCGCGTCTACCGCTCGCCCATCGGCGTCGTCGGCGTGATCTCCCCCTGGAACTTCCCGCTGCACCTGTCCCAGCGCTCCGTCGCACCCGCGCTGGCGCTGGGCAACGCCGTCGTCATCAAGCCCGCCTCGGACACCCCGGTGACCGGGGGCACCCTGATCGCGCGCCTCTTCGAGCAGGCCGGTCTGCCCGCGGGCGTGCTGTCCGTGGTGGTGGGCGCCGGCTCCGAGATCGGCGACGCGTTCGTGAAGCACCCCGTGCCGCGCCTCATCTCCTTCACCGGGTCCACCCCGGTGGGCAAGCAGGTGGCCGCCAACGCCGTGCTGGGCGAGAACATCAAGAAGGTCGCGCTCGAGCTCGGCGGCAACGCCCCGCTGGTGGTGCTCGACGACGCCGACCTGGACACCGCCGTGGAGCAGGCTGTCACGGGCGGCTACCTGCACTCGGGGCAGATCTGCATGTCCACGCAGCGCGTGATCGTCGACGCGAAGGTCTACGACGAGTTCCTGCCGAAGTACGAGCAGGCCGTGAAGGCGCTCAAGGTGGGCGATCCGCGGGGTGAGGGCGTGCTGGTGGGCCCGATCATCAACGACTCCCAAGTGGAGGGCCTGCAGAAGAAGATCGCCTCGGCCGAGGCCGACGGCGCGCGGGCGCTGGTCGGCGGCGAGGTCGAGGGCCGCGTGGTCCCGCCCTTCGTGTGGGTGGACGTGGACCCGGACATGGAGATCGCCAAGGAGGAGATCTTCGGTCCCATGACCGTGGTCCTGAAGGCCCGGGACGAGGAGCACGCCCTCGAGCTGGCCAACCACCACGAGTTCGGCCTGTCCTCGTCCGTGTTCACGCAGGACACGGGCCGCGGCGTGCGATTCGCCCAGCGGGTGGCCGCCGGCATGACGTTCGTGAACGAGATGACCGTGCAGGACGAGGCTCACGTGGCCTTCGGCGGCGCGAGGAACTCCGGCCTGGGCCGCTTCAACGGCGAGTGGGCCGTCGAGGAGTTCACCACCGACCACACGATCGGCGTGACGACCGTGGGCTGAGCAAGGAGAAGGCTCCGGCGTCGGGCTGACTGCCCCCGCGGCGCCCGGCACCTCCCTGCCCCGACGAGCCCCGCGTACGCGACGGATTCCGGACATGGAACCGTCGCGTACGCGGGGCTCGTCCTGTGGGGAGGGGGGTGAGGGTCCTGCACAGGTCGATCCACCCCTGCGGCTGCCCCCAGATCGCACCGGCGCACGACTGTGTCGGCCGCAGCCCCGCCACGCTGGGTCCATGGCAGACCCCTCCCGCGCGACCCCGCCGCGCCTCGTCACCACCGCGACGCTCCGGAGCCGGGGCGTCGCCCCGTGGGAGCTGCGCCGACGGGAGTACACGGGCCGTGGGCGCTCGCTGTGGGGCGCCGCGGGCGTCGAGTTCACCCTCCTGGACCACGTGCGGGCCCTGCAGGAACTCCACCCGACGGGGGTCTTCTCGCACGCCACCGCCGCGAGGCTGTGGGGGATGTGGCTGCCGCGGGACCTGCTGCAGGAGCCGTCCGTGGACATCGCCAAGGTGAAGGGCCGCGGCGGGTGGCCGAGCAGGGAGGGCATCCGGGGGCACCACCTCGATCCGGCTGCTCAGGTGGTGCGGCTCCACGGGGTCCGCGTCACCTCCCCTGCATGGACGTGGGTCGACCTCGCGGCGCGTCTCAGCGTGGAGGACCTCGTCGTGGCGGGGGACAGCCTGCTGCCGGACGAGCACGGCGCCACCGCGCGATCCCTCGGGCGACTCCCCTGCCGCGCCTCGACCGTGGCCGAGCTGCGCCGCACGGCCGCCACCCGGAAGAACGTGCGCGGCGTGGTGAGGGCCCGCCACGTCGTCGGCCTGCTGCGCGAGGGGGCCGACTCGCCTGCCGAGTCGCGACTGCGGCACCGGATCGTGGAGGCCGGATTCCCGGAGCCGGAGGTGAACCCGGCGCTCCGTCTGCACGACGGCCGGATCGTCCGTCCGGACCTCTGCTGGAGGGCGCTGCGGATGTGCCTCGAGTTCGACGGAGACCACCACCGCACGGAGAGGGCGCAGTGGCAGGAGGACCGGGCCCGCCGCCGGGGCCTCGAGGCCGACGGCTGGAGTGTGACATGGGTGGCGGGGGAGGTGTTCACGCGCGCGGGGTGGGGCCGCTTCCGCGGCGACCTCGCCGCCACCATGCGGCGTCAGGCCCACCAGGAGGGGGTGGTCCTGCCGCCGTCGCTGCCGGGGGAGGAGGCGTCGTTGTGGTGATCCGGCCCGGAACGCGGACGAGCCCCGCGTACGGGACGGTTTCCGGTCACGGAACCGTCCCGTACGCGGGGCTCGTCGCTCGCGGGGGGCAGGGGGCGCAGGGTCACCGCTTCCGGTACAGCCCCTTCTTCTGGAACACGGGCTCGCTGGTCACCAGCATCCCGAGGCTCCGGAAGATCCCCTCGTCCACGGAGCCGAGGATGGTGGTGGTGTGCACGTCGCAGCCCTCGAGGCTGGCCAGCTGCTCGACGGCTGCCTTCGCGTTCTCGTCGGTCGCCGCGGACACGGACAGCGCGATCAGCACCTCGTCCGTGTGCAGGCGCGGGTTCTTCGAGCCGAGGTGCTGCGTCTTGAGCGTCTGGATCGGCTCGATGGACGCGGGGGAGAGCAGGTGCGCGTCGTCGTCGATGCCGGCCAGGACCTTGAGCGCGTTGAGCACCATCGCGGCGGAGCAGCCCAGGAGCTCGGAGGTCTTGCCGGTCACGATCGTGCCGTCGGCCAGCTCCAGGGCGGCGCCCGGCTCCCCGGTGCGCTCGGCCACCAGCTGCGCGGCACCCACCACCGGGCGGTCCTCCGAGCTCAGACCCAGCTTGGACATCACCAGGGCTGCGCGCTCGGACTCGGTGTCGTCGGCGCCCTCGAGGGCTTCGTTCACCTGCGCCTTGTAGTAGCGGCGGATGATCTCCTGCTCCGCGGCGGCCCGGCACACGGCGTCGTCCACGATCGCGGCGCCGGCCATGTTCACGCCCATGTCCGTGGGGGACTTGTACGGGGTGGTGCCGGTGACCTTCTCCAGCAGCGCGGAGAGCAGCGGGAACACCTCGACGTCGCGGTTGTAGGACGTCACCTTCTCGCCGTACTCGGCCAGGTGGAACGGGTCGATCAGGTTGATGTCGTCCAGGTCCACGGTCGCGGCCTCGTAGGCGGCGTTCACGGGGTGCTCGAGCGGCAGGTTCCAGATCGGGAACGTCTCGAACTTGGCGTAGCCGGCGGGGATGCCGCGCTGGCGGTCGTTGTACACCTGGCTCAGGCACGTCGCGAGCTTGCCGGAGCCCGGGCCCGGGGCGGTCACGACGACGAGGTCTCGCGTGGTCTCCGACCACTCGTTGGCGCCAAAGCCCTGCTCCGAGACGATCGTGGCCATCGCGTGCGGGTAGCCGGGGATCACGCGGTGGCGGGCGACCTTCAGACCGAGGCGCCCGAGCTTCTCGATGAACGCCAGGGCCAGGTGGTTGGAGTCCTCCAGCTGCGTCACGACGACGTGCTCCACCAGGAAGCCGCGCTCGCGGAACACGTCCACGAGGCGCAGGACGTCCTCCTCGTAGGTGATGCCGAGGTCGGCGCGGACCTTGTTGCGCTCGAGGTCCTTGGCGTTGAAGCAGACGAGGATCTCGGTCTCGTCCTTGATGCGGTCCAGCATCGCGATCTTGTTGTCCGGGGTGAAGCCGGGCAGGACGCGGGAGGCGTGGAGGTCGTCGAAGAGCTTGCCGCCCATCTCCAGGTAGAGCTTCCCGCCGAGCTGGCGGCGGCGCTCCTGGATGTGCTGGGACTGGAGGGCGATGTACTGCTCGCGGTCGAACCCGAGGGGGCGCGAGATCTTCTGGGGGGCCATGTCAGCGGTGCCGGTCATGGACCTCCAGCATAGACCTGTTCGCGGGGTGCGCGTGCGCGGCCCGGCATCGGGCCCCGCGTCCCTCAGTCCCTCGAGTCCTCGGGGTCGTCCGCGATCCAGTCGTGTTCGGGGTCGTCGAAGCTGCGTGTGCGCCCGGTGCGCAGGTCGGTGACGTCCATGACGCCGGTGCCGCGGTCCAGGCGCACCTGCTGGTGCGAGGCGGGGTCGACGACGGTGATCGTCTGGGTCTGCGGGTCGTAGTCGTCCACCCGCACCTGGTCCTCGTACTCCTGCCGCGGTCCGTAGGACCCGTGCGTGTCGTCGTCGGGGAAGGCGGGGGCGCCGGGGGCGCGCAGCCGGCGCTCGAGGGTGCGCTCCACCCGGCGGGCGGCCGCCTCCTGCGCCTGCGTGGCCAGGCGCCGCAGACGTTCGAGGGACTCCTTGTCCTGGGAGATCTCCGCGCCGAAGAACCGCCACTGGTAGCGGTAGGCGATCATCCGCACCGCGAAGATCAGGAACGCGATGAGGAAGCCCGTGAACGCGTTGAGCGCGCCGTTCATCGCCACCACGGTCGCCAGCACCGCGCCCAGGAACGTGGGGAGCACGTAGACGCCGCGGGGGTCGAAGATGGACGGGACCTCGTTGGCGACGATGTCCCGCAGCACGCCGCCGCCGAGCGCCGTGACCATCGCGATCACCACCGTGGACACCGGGTGCACGCCCATCGAGTGCGCCAGCAGGACGCCGGACACCGTGAAAAGGGCGAGCCCGGCGGCGTCGAACAGGGTGATGGTCAGGTTCAGTCGGTTCGGGTGGATCAGCTTGACGTACACGAGCAGGGAGACGAGCACCGGCGGGGCCAGGTAGACCGGGTTCTCCAGGGACGCGGGCAGACCGCGGTCCAGCAGGATGTCGCGGGTGAAGCCGCCGCCCAGCCCGGCCAGCAGGGACAGCGCCATCGAGCCCACCAGGTCGAACTGCTTGCGGGCCGCCAGCAGCGCACCCGAGGTGGCGAAGAAGAAGATCCCGATCAGGTCCAGGGTCGTGAGCAGCCACGGGACGTCGGTGAGGGTGGCGAAGAACTGCTGCACG
This sequence is a window from Micrococcus porci. Protein-coding genes within it:
- a CDS encoding CoA transferase yields the protein MRVTPPLASLAALTIALNLPRPRPGCRSWGPTSPRAPARRRPHGADEPVPLRGPARGAARGHPGPQDRRPRVYQVDVVGFAGERAGVPGHDLTYQAETGLLLSGESQTPTLPRALVADMHGAEQAVSTAPALLLARDRAGRDAPGGHARVSLAEAAAAVGIPSRHGLLAPDALLGGGTPYYAVYRAAEGHVAVGALEPHFSDALRAELDLPAGAGDDLAAALSAALTARPARDWQEWGEERGIPTGRGAVNGQPR
- a CDS encoding aldehyde dehydrogenase family protein, whose amino-acid sequence is MTPTTHASGTFLGNDVGKQFIAGQWRDGAAGSTKQDVNPYDDSVVAEFALASEADLDEAYRSAAEAQKGWAETGPKERAAVMRRAAELLEEHRDEVVDWLVQEAGSTVIKANIEVSLAIAITEEAATFPTRVHGKIFDSNTSNRESRVYRSPIGVVGVISPWNFPLHLSQRSVAPALALGNAVVIKPASDTPVTGGTLIARLFEQAGLPAGVLSVVVGAGSEIGDAFVKHPVPRLISFTGSTPVGKQVAANAVLGENIKKVALELGGNAPLVVLDDADLDTAVEQAVTGGYLHSGQICMSTQRVIVDAKVYDEFLPKYEQAVKALKVGDPRGEGVLVGPIINDSQVEGLQKKIASAEADGARALVGGEVEGRVVPPFVWVDVDPDMEIAKEEIFGPMTVVLKARDEEHALELANHHEFGLSSSVFTQDTGRGVRFAQRVAAGMTFVNEMTVQDEAHVAFGGARNSGLGRFNGEWAVEEFTTDHTIGVTTVG
- a CDS encoding DUF1846 domain-containing protein, with protein sequence MTGTADMAPQKISRPLGFDREQYIALQSQHIQERRRQLGGKLYLEMGGKLFDDLHASRVLPGFTPDNKIAMLDRIKDETEILVCFNAKDLERNKVRADLGITYEEDVLRLVDVFRERGFLVEHVVVTQLEDSNHLALAFIEKLGRLGLKVARHRVIPGYPHAMATIVSEQGFGANEWSETTRDLVVVTAPGPGSGKLATCLSQVYNDRQRGIPAGYAKFETFPIWNLPLEHPVNAAYEAATVDLDDINLIDPFHLAEYGEKVTSYNRDVEVFPLLSALLEKVTGTTPYKSPTDMGVNMAGAAIVDDAVCRAAAEQEIIRRYYKAQVNEALEGADDTESERAALVMSKLGLSSEDRPVVGAAQLVAERTGEPGAALELADGTIVTGKTSELLGCSAAMVLNALKVLAGIDDDAHLLSPASIEPIQTLKTQHLGSKNPRLHTDEVLIALSVSAATDENAKAAVEQLASLEGCDVHTTTILGSVDEGIFRSLGMLVTSEPVFQKKGLYRKR
- a CDS encoding trimeric intracellular cation channel family protein: MDVQQFFATLTDVPWLLTTLDLIGIFFFATSGALLAARKQFDLVGSMALSLLAGLGGGFTRDILLDRGLPASLENPVYLAPPVLVSLLVYVKLIHPNRLNLTITLFDAAGLALFTVSGVLLAHSMGVHPVSTVVIAMVTALGGGVLRDIVANEVPSIFDPRGVYVLPTFLGAVLATVVAMNGALNAFTGFLIAFLIFAVRMIAYRYQWRFFGAEISQDKESLERLRRLATQAQEAAARRVERTLERRLRAPGAPAFPDDDTHGSYGPRQEYEDQVRVDDYDPQTQTITVVDPASHQQVRLDRGTGVMDVTDLRTGRTRSFDDPEHDWIADDPEDSRD